The genomic region CCTCAGCCGTCCATGTCAGGAAATAAGCCACGTCGGTCACGAGGTTTGTCAGTACGCGTATACCGTAGTGCCCCCATTCGATGGACATAGACTTCGTAAAGCCTTCCATAGCGTGCTTGGTCGCACCGTAGACAGCGCGATCGATGCCGCCGACATGGGCCATTTGCGAAGAGATATTGATAAGTGATCCGGGCTTGCGCGCTGCGATCATCCTTTTGGCAACCGCCCGCGTGTCGACGGCGATATCGGGCAGCACTTTCAGGATCGCCTTCATCACCATCTGGGCCGTGGCGCGGCTGTTGATGCCCGGTGTGTTCATCAGCACCGCCGTGCCGCCTTCGCCGCTGCCGCCACCCCAGGAGC from Mesorhizobium shangrilense harbors:
- a CDS encoding SDR family oxidoreductase, coding for MLPDIAVDTRAVAKRMIAARKPGSLINISSQMAHVGGIDRAVYGATKHAMEGFTKSMSIEWGHYGIRVLTNLVTDVAYFLTWTAEVAGSIRSRRITCASRSGTCRRPPAGPARQNVSGLGGVRCSTPRC